One genomic window of Microbacterium testaceum StLB037 includes the following:
- a CDS encoding type B 50S ribosomal protein L31 — MKTDIHPTYKAVVFRDLGSGDTFLTRSTVSSDKTIELDGVEYPVIDVEISSASHPFYTGKQRIMDSAGRVEKFNQRFKNFGGR, encoded by the coding sequence ATGAAGACTGACATCCACCCCACGTACAAGGCCGTCGTGTTCCGCGACCTCGGTTCGGGCGACACGTTCCTCACCCGTTCGACCGTCTCGAGCGACAAGACGATCGAGCTGGACGGCGTGGAGTACCCCGTCATCGACGTGGAAATCTCGTCGGCTTCGCACCCCTTCTACACGGGTAAGCAGCGCATCATGGACTCGGCCGGTCGCGTCGAGAAGTTCAACCAGCGCTTCAAGAACTTCGGCGGTCGTTGA
- a CDS encoding ABC transporter ATP-binding protein, with protein sequence MPQVLEFSDVVVRRNTRDIVSHLDWRVEDDQRWVVLGPNGAGKTTVLQLADTLLHPTSGTVTILGEQLGRTDVFELRPRIGFASSAMARRVPPEEAVLDVVLTAAYSVTGRWREQYDDIDERRALRVLAEWRLDHLADRTFGTLSDGEQKRVQIARAVMTDPELLLLDEPTASLDLGAREELLTLLSGYAQAPTTPAMVMVTHHVEEIPVGFTHVLLLRDGEVVASGPLDEALTAENLSKTFGLEITLTHEAGRYAARAV encoded by the coding sequence ATGCCCCAGGTTCTCGAGTTCTCCGACGTCGTCGTCCGCCGGAACACGCGGGACATCGTGTCCCACCTCGACTGGCGTGTCGAGGACGATCAGCGGTGGGTCGTGCTCGGTCCCAACGGTGCGGGGAAGACGACTGTTCTTCAGCTCGCGGACACGCTGCTCCACCCCACGTCGGGCACGGTGACGATCCTCGGCGAGCAGCTCGGCCGGACCGACGTCTTCGAGTTGCGTCCGCGGATCGGCTTCGCCTCGTCGGCGATGGCGCGTCGCGTTCCGCCGGAGGAGGCGGTGCTCGACGTCGTCTTGACCGCGGCCTACTCCGTGACGGGTCGCTGGCGCGAGCAGTACGACGACATCGACGAGCGCCGCGCGCTGCGCGTGCTCGCCGAGTGGCGCCTCGACCACCTGGCCGACCGCACGTTCGGCACGCTGAGCGACGGCGAACAGAAGCGCGTCCAGATCGCCCGGGCCGTGATGACCGACCCCGAGCTGCTGTTGCTCGACGAGCCCACGGCGAGCCTCGATCTCGGCGCTCGCGAGGAGTTGCTCACGCTGCTGTCGGGCTACGCGCAGGCGCCGACCACCCCCGCCATGGTGATGGTGACGCACCACGTCGAGGAGATCCCCGTCGGGTTCACGCACGTGCTTCTACTGCGCGATGGCGAGGTCGTGGCATCCGGTCCTCTGGATGAGGCGCTGACGGCCGAGAACCTGTCGAAGACGTTCGGGCTCGAGATCACGCTCACGCACGAGGCGGGGCGGTACGCCGCGCGGGCCGTCTGA
- the glgA gene encoding glycogen synthase, with protein MRVDIVTKEYPPEIYGGAGVHATELVKALRAEGTEVQVRAFGAARDEADTTSYGVPAELLSANGAIQTLGTDLEIVSDVAGADVVHSHTWYANFAGHLASLLHGIPHVVTAHSLEPLRPWKAEQLGGGYAVSSYIEKTAYEGAAAVVAVSSGMRDDILRSYPSLDPDKVRVIYNGIDTEAWHPVSDDAFLASVGIDPSRPSVVFVGRITRQKGLPYLLRAAEQLPADVQLILCAGAPDTPQIMAEVEELVRGLQATRDGVVWIDRLLPRNELCAILTAATTFVCPSVYEPLGIVNLEAMACGAAVVGTATGGIPEVVVDGVTGRLVPIEQVQDGTGTPVDPERFVDDLARVLTEVVTDVETARAYGEAGRQRAIDAFSWAAIAQTTAALYAEVAGASVSHR; from the coding sequence ATGCGCGTCGACATCGTGACCAAGGAGTACCCGCCGGAGATCTACGGGGGAGCCGGGGTCCACGCCACCGAACTGGTCAAGGCGCTGCGCGCCGAGGGTACCGAGGTGCAGGTCCGCGCGTTCGGGGCCGCGCGTGACGAGGCCGACACGACGTCCTACGGTGTTCCGGCGGAACTGCTCTCGGCGAACGGCGCCATTCAGACGCTCGGCACCGACCTCGAGATCGTCTCCGACGTCGCGGGCGCCGACGTCGTGCACTCGCACACCTGGTACGCGAACTTCGCCGGGCACCTGGCATCCCTTCTCCACGGGATCCCGCACGTCGTCACCGCGCACAGCCTCGAGCCGCTCCGGCCCTGGAAGGCCGAGCAGCTCGGCGGGGGCTACGCGGTGTCCAGCTACATCGAGAAGACCGCCTACGAGGGGGCCGCGGCGGTCGTGGCGGTCAGCTCGGGGATGCGCGACGACATCCTGCGCAGCTACCCGTCGCTCGATCCCGACAAGGTGCGCGTGATCTACAACGGCATCGACACGGAGGCGTGGCATCCGGTGTCGGACGATGCATTCCTGGCATCCGTCGGTATCGATCCGTCTCGGCCGTCGGTGGTTTTCGTCGGGCGCATCACCCGGCAGAAGGGGCTGCCCTACCTGCTCCGGGCCGCGGAGCAGCTGCCGGCGGATGTGCAGCTGATCCTGTGTGCGGGCGCGCCCGACACCCCGCAGATCATGGCCGAGGTCGAGGAGCTCGTGCGCGGGCTCCAGGCGACGCGCGACGGCGTGGTGTGGATCGATCGTCTGCTGCCGCGCAACGAGCTGTGTGCGATCCTCACCGCCGCGACGACCTTCGTCTGTCCCTCGGTCTACGAGCCCCTGGGGATCGTGAACCTCGAGGCGATGGCATGCGGGGCGGCGGTCGTGGGAACGGCGACCGGGGGCATCCCGGAGGTGGTGGTCGACGGCGTGACCGGACGACTGGTGCCCATCGAGCAGGTCCAGGACGGGACCGGAACGCCCGTGGACCCCGAGCGCTTCGTGGACGACCTGGCCCGCGTGCTCACCGAGGTGGTGACGGATGTCGAGACGGCCCGCGCCTACGGTGAGGCCGGTCGTCAGCGCGCCATCGACGCCTTCAGCTGGGCCGCGATCGCCCAGACGACGGCGGCCCTGTATGCGGAGGTGGCGGGCGCTTCGGTGTCGCACCGTTGA
- the glgC gene encoding glucose-1-phosphate adenylyltransferase: protein MPAAPKVFGIILAGGEGKRLMPLTADRAKPAVPFGGQYRLIDFAISNLINSGLRQLVVLTQYKSHSLDRHISQTWRMSPMLGAYVASVPAQQRLGKRWFSGSADAILQSMNLIRDEKPDIVVVIGADHVYRMDFKQMLDAHIASDARATVAGIRQPISLANQFGVIDTDPTDATKIRAFLEKPQNPEGLADAPHEVLASMGNYIFDADALVEAVTHDGELPTSAHDMGGDIVPYFVNRGEAAVYDFQRNDVPGSTPRDQSYWRDVGTIESFYDAHMDLISTLPIFNLYNTDWPIYSQTFNAPPAKFVRDSVGRIGNAIDSIVSLGSVLSGTHLERSVVGPWALAGGGSTITDSVLFDSVQVGAGARIHRAILDKNVVLEPGATIGVDRERDLARGFTVTETGITVVGKDAHVHA, encoded by the coding sequence ATGCCTGCAGCGCCGAAGGTCTTCGGAATCATCCTCGCCGGCGGCGAGGGAAAGCGACTCATGCCCCTGACGGCGGATCGCGCCAAACCCGCCGTCCCCTTCGGCGGCCAGTACCGCCTGATCGACTTCGCGATCTCGAACCTCATCAACTCGGGGCTGCGTCAGCTGGTCGTCCTGACCCAGTACAAGTCGCACAGCCTCGACCGCCACATCTCGCAGACGTGGCGCATGTCGCCGATGCTCGGTGCGTACGTGGCATCCGTCCCGGCCCAGCAGCGGCTCGGCAAGCGCTGGTTCTCCGGTTCGGCCGACGCGATCCTGCAGTCGATGAACCTGATCCGCGACGAAAAGCCCGACATCGTCGTGGTCATCGGCGCCGACCACGTGTACCGCATGGACTTCAAGCAGATGCTCGACGCGCACATCGCCTCCGACGCGCGCGCCACCGTCGCCGGCATCCGTCAGCCCATCTCGCTCGCCAACCAGTTCGGGGTCATCGACACCGATCCGACCGATGCGACGAAGATCCGGGCGTTCCTCGAGAAGCCGCAGAACCCCGAGGGCTTGGCCGATGCGCCCCACGAGGTCCTCGCCTCGATGGGCAACTACATCTTCGACGCGGACGCCCTCGTCGAAGCCGTCACGCACGACGGCGAGCTGCCGACCTCGGCGCACGACATGGGCGGCGACATCGTGCCGTACTTCGTCAACCGCGGCGAAGCGGCGGTGTACGACTTCCAGCGCAACGACGTCCCCGGCTCCACCCCGCGCGACCAGTCCTACTGGCGCGACGTCGGCACGATCGAGTCGTTCTACGACGCCCACATGGACCTGATCTCGACCCTGCCGATCTTCAACCTCTACAACACCGACTGGCCGATCTACTCGCAGACCTTCAACGCCCCGCCGGCGAAGTTCGTCCGCGACTCGGTCGGACGCATCGGAAACGCGATCGACTCGATCGTCTCTCTCGGGTCCGTGCTGTCGGGCACGCACCTCGAACGCAGCGTGGTCGGCCCGTGGGCGCTCGCCGGCGGCGGGTCGACGATCACCGACTCGGTGCTGTTCGACAGCGTCCAGGTCGGCGCGGGAGCGCGCATCCACCGCGCGATCCTCGACAAGAACGTCGTCCTCGAGCCCGGCGCGACCATCGGCGTGGACCGCGAGCGAGACCTCGCGCGCGGCTTCACGGTGACCGAGACAGGCATCACCGTCGTGGGCAAGGACGCGCACGTCCACGCCTGA
- a CDS encoding S-ribosylhomocysteine lyase, with protein MADVESFTLDHTAVLAPYVRRIGTETGPRGDVITNFDLRLVQPNEGEIPTAGLHTIEHLLASLVRDRIDGLIDISPFGCRTGFHVIMWGEPEVPVLVAAITDSLRAIAEDVQWDDVPGTDAFSCGNYRDHSLHSAREWSKVVLEKGISHDAFQRVGV; from the coding sequence ATGGCCGACGTCGAGAGCTTCACCCTGGACCACACCGCCGTGCTGGCCCCCTACGTGCGCCGGATCGGCACCGAGACGGGCCCGCGCGGCGACGTCATCACGAACTTCGACCTGCGGCTGGTTCAGCCCAACGAGGGCGAGATCCCCACCGCGGGGCTGCACACGATCGAGCACCTGCTCGCGAGCCTCGTCCGCGACCGCATCGACGGTCTCATCGACATCTCTCCCTTCGGATGCCGCACCGGATTCCACGTCATCATGTGGGGCGAGCCGGAGGTGCCGGTCCTTGTCGCCGCGATCACCGACTCCCTGCGCGCGATCGCCGAGGACGTGCAGTGGGACGACGTGCCCGGCACCGACGCCTTCAGCTGCGGCAACTACCGCGACCACAGCCTGCACAGCGCGCGCGAGTGGTCGAAAGTCGTCCTCGAGAAGGGCATCAGCCACGACGCGTTCCAGCGCGTCGGGGTGTGA
- the serB gene encoding phosphoserine phosphatase SerB produces the protein MPAPARFLVVLDADSTLIRNEVIELLADEAGRGPEVAAATEAAMRGEVDFATSLRSRVKALAGVPTEAFARAIARIEPTPGVRELIAAVHERGGAVGVVSGGFHEVLDTVAPDLGVDAWRANRLVASGGLLTGEVDGDIVDATAKADTLRSWAAERGVPLPLTLAIGDGANDLEMMAAAGLGLAFNAKPAVRERADLVIGEVDLSEVIALLPR, from the coding sequence GTGCCAGCGCCCGCTCGATTCCTCGTCGTCCTCGATGCCGACTCGACCCTGATCCGCAACGAGGTCATCGAACTCCTCGCCGACGAGGCCGGTCGCGGCCCCGAGGTGGCCGCGGCGACCGAAGCCGCGATGCGGGGAGAGGTCGACTTCGCGACCAGCCTGCGCTCGCGGGTGAAGGCTCTCGCCGGCGTCCCCACGGAGGCGTTCGCCCGCGCGATCGCCCGTATCGAGCCGACCCCCGGTGTGCGCGAGCTCATCGCCGCCGTGCACGAGCGCGGCGGTGCCGTGGGCGTCGTCTCGGGTGGGTTCCACGAGGTGCTCGACACCGTCGCGCCGGATCTCGGTGTCGATGCCTGGCGCGCCAACCGCCTGGTCGCCTCGGGCGGTCTCCTCACCGGAGAGGTCGATGGCGACATCGTGGATGCCACGGCCAAAGCCGACACCCTGCGCTCCTGGGCCGCGGAGCGCGGCGTGCCTCTTCCCCTCACGCTCGCGATCGGGGACGGCGCCAACGACCTCGAGATGATGGCGGCCGCCGGCCTCGGCCTCGCGTTCAACGCCAAGCCCGCGGTGCGCGAGCGCGCCGACCTCGTGATCGGCGAGGTCGACCTGTCCGAGGTCATCGCGCTACTCCCCCGCTGA
- a CDS encoding alpha/beta fold hydrolase gives MNVILVPGLWLTASSWDAVIPALLEAGHRPEALSMPGIGIPAAGSAHIGIADWIDEVVRVIDRDDEPVVLVGHSGGANVVWGAADARPDRVARVVFVDAVPPLDGARIWEFPIVDGVVPFPGWDSFDDEEVADLDAQTRHRVEGETTWIPARIPTDPISLSDDRRHGIPITLITCLMTSADTRKLIDDGAPWIAELAAAADLEIVDLPGGHWPQFAQPDALAQALVAAIRTEPVRAR, from the coding sequence ATGAACGTCATCCTGGTTCCCGGTCTGTGGCTCACCGCCTCCTCGTGGGATGCCGTCATCCCCGCCCTTCTCGAAGCCGGCCATCGCCCCGAGGCCCTGAGCATGCCGGGCATCGGAATCCCAGCCGCCGGCTCGGCGCACATCGGCATCGCCGACTGGATCGACGAGGTCGTCCGGGTGATCGACCGCGACGACGAGCCGGTCGTCCTCGTCGGTCACTCGGGAGGGGCGAACGTCGTGTGGGGTGCGGCCGATGCGCGGCCCGATCGGGTCGCACGCGTCGTCTTCGTCGATGCCGTGCCCCCGCTCGACGGCGCGCGGATCTGGGAGTTCCCGATCGTCGACGGGGTCGTTCCGTTCCCGGGGTGGGATTCCTTCGACGACGAGGAGGTCGCCGACCTCGACGCGCAGACGCGTCACCGCGTCGAGGGCGAGACCACGTGGATCCCCGCCCGCATCCCCACCGATCCGATCTCCCTCTCGGACGACCGTCGCCACGGCATCCCGATCACCCTGATCACCTGCCTCATGACGTCAGCCGACACGAGGAAACTCATCGACGACGGCGCCCCGTGGATCGCCGAGCTGGCGGCCGCGGCCGACCTCGAGATCGTGGATCTGCCCGGTGGCCACTGGCCGCAGTTCGCGCAGCCCGACGCCCTCGCCCAGGCCCTCGTCGCGGCGATCCGCACGGAGCCGGTGCGGGCGCGTTGA
- the fabG gene encoding 3-oxoacyl-ACP reductase FabG, with protein MSQDRIVVVTGGNRGIGRAIAERFVAEGWRVAVTARSGEGPEGTLTVRADVTDAAAVDAAFTQVEAELGPIAVVVANAGVTKDTLLLRMSEDDFDSVVNTNLGGAFRVVKRASKGMLKARWGRVILISSVVGLYGSAGQINYAASKSALVGFARSLTRELGGRGITANVVAPGFIETDMTAELPVDTQAEYKKNIPAGRFASPDEVAGVVTWLAGDDAAYISGAVIPVDGGLGMGH; from the coding sequence ATGTCGCAGGACCGCATCGTCGTCGTCACCGGAGGAAATCGCGGTATCGGACGCGCCATCGCGGAGCGGTTCGTGGCGGAGGGCTGGCGCGTCGCCGTGACCGCGCGCTCCGGCGAGGGCCCCGAAGGAACTCTCACCGTGCGCGCGGACGTGACGGATGCCGCCGCCGTCGACGCCGCGTTCACCCAGGTCGAGGCCGAGCTCGGACCGATCGCGGTCGTCGTCGCCAACGCCGGTGTCACGAAGGACACGCTGCTTCTCCGCATGAGCGAGGACGACTTCGACAGCGTCGTGAACACCAACCTCGGCGGCGCGTTCCGCGTCGTCAAGCGCGCCTCGAAGGGCATGCTCAAGGCTCGCTGGGGGCGCGTCATCCTGATCTCCAGCGTCGTCGGTCTCTACGGCTCGGCCGGACAGATCAACTACGCCGCCTCCAAGAGCGCCCTCGTCGGATTCGCCCGCTCGCTCACCCGTGAGCTGGGTGGACGCGGAATCACCGCGAACGTGGTGGCGCCCGGATTCATCGAGACGGATATGACCGCCGAACTGCCGGTGGACACGCAGGCGGAGTACAAGAAGAACATCCCCGCGGGGCGGTTCGCCTCGCCCGACGAGGTGGCCGGCGTCGTGACGTGGCTCGCCGGCGACGACGCGGCGTACATCTCGGGTGCCGTCATCCCGGTGGACGGCGGCCTGGGCATGGGGCACTGA
- a CDS encoding DUF4190 domain-containing protein: MSDNNTPDPNTGETGATSGTDASPELTSDASATSNAAPEAPTSPSGGYAAAPPPPPGYDTPAYGSSAHAGPTGANASDASSTDVSPTSPGSSDADAPTAATTGGYAGGYTTPPAPGYGAPAADAAPAYPGYPTPSADAAPAYGATPYGTQGYPAPAYGTAAYGAQGYSGYGTQGYGSYAAAARTNVLAIISLVGSIAGFFILPFAGPLVGVITGHIALGQIKRSGEKGRGMALTGVILGWVNIALAVIFIAFIVIVAIAGASSSSYRY, encoded by the coding sequence GTGAGCGACAACAACACCCCCGACCCGAACACCGGCGAAACCGGCGCCACGTCGGGAACCGACGCCTCCCCCGAACTGACCAGCGACGCCTCCGCGACGAGCAACGCCGCCCCGGAGGCACCCACGAGCCCCTCGGGGGGCTACGCCGCCGCTCCGCCGCCCCCGCCCGGGTACGACACCCCGGCGTACGGCTCCTCGGCCCACGCCGGCCCCACCGGCGCCAACGCGAGCGACGCCAGCTCGACCGACGTCAGCCCGACCAGCCCCGGCTCGAGCGACGCCGACGCTCCGACGGCCGCGACCACCGGCGGATACGCGGGTGGGTACACGACTCCGCCCGCCCCCGGCTACGGCGCCCCGGCGGCCGACGCCGCCCCCGCGTATCCGGGTTACCCCACTCCCTCGGCCGACGCCGCCCCCGCCTACGGCGCCACGCCCTACGGAACGCAGGGCTACCCGGCGCCCGCCTACGGAACCGCTGCATACGGCGCACAGGGCTACTCCGGCTACGGCACGCAGGGCTACGGCTCGTACGCCGCGGCCGCGCGGACGAACGTGCTCGCGATCATCTCCCTCGTCGGGTCGATCGCGGGATTCTTCATCCTGCCGTTCGCCGGCCCCCTGGTCGGCGTCATCACCGGGCACATCGCTCTCGGCCAGATCAAGCGGAGCGGCGAAAAGGGTCGTGGCATGGCCCTGACCGGAGTCATCCTCGGCTGGGTGAACATCGCGCTCGCCGTGATCTTCATCGCCTTCATCGTCATCGTGGCGATCGCGGGCGCGAGCAGCTCCAGTTACCGCTACTGA
- a CDS encoding DUF3099 domain-containing protein — MKTSQRALSATSLPQAPREDAGSRFTKYMVMMGIRIACFVLMAVVHPYGWYTFVFAAGAIFLPYLAVIVANVGADVGARTAETPERQIEAPGATTPTPPPAAPTVIRIAETPRLDAPRDAPRDDAS, encoded by the coding sequence GTGAAGACTTCGCAGCGCGCCCTTTCAGCGACGTCTCTCCCGCAGGCCCCGCGGGAAGACGCCGGTTCCCGTTTCACCAAGTACATGGTGATGATGGGGATCCGCATCGCCTGCTTCGTGCTGATGGCGGTTGTGCACCCGTACGGCTGGTACACGTTCGTCTTCGCGGCCGGGGCGATCTTCCTCCCCTATCTCGCCGTCATCGTGGCGAATGTGGGCGCCGACGTGGGGGCGCGCACCGCCGAGACGCCCGAGCGGCAGATCGAGGCCCCCGGCGCGACGACGCCGACGCCGCCTCCCGCGGCACCGACCGTCATCCGTATCGCCGAGACGCCGCGACTCGACGCCCCTCGCGACGCCCCTCGCGACGACGCATCGTGA
- a CDS encoding SURF1 family protein gives MPAGARWAMYVGIAILFAIACAYLSNWQFSRNAERSEQLQLVAENYDAAPVPLGDLLAPGADLTPSDEWRPVRLEGQYLPDEQLLVRNRAHNGSAAYEQLVPFRLTDGRTFLVDRGWLPPGNSQSLPDDIPAPPSGEVTVEVRLRPGEAAPTSGRTAEAGQVPTINLGLVAEQTGPIEPGAYGLLMSENPAPATAPLTVDPPSDDPGPYLSYAIQWILFALMGFGFITYVIVSERKLRREEADDEDFDEPVPAPVAEHLEPRRRVDPVALHRARKRPKDRDADDEDALLDAR, from the coding sequence ATGCCCGCCGGCGCGCGGTGGGCCATGTACGTGGGCATCGCGATCCTGTTCGCGATCGCCTGCGCCTACCTCTCGAACTGGCAGTTCTCCCGCAACGCGGAGCGCAGCGAGCAACTGCAGCTCGTCGCCGAGAACTACGACGCGGCCCCCGTCCCCCTGGGCGACCTCCTGGCTCCGGGTGCCGACCTCACTCCATCCGACGAATGGCGACCGGTTCGCCTCGAGGGGCAGTACCTGCCCGACGAACAGCTCCTGGTGCGCAACCGGGCGCACAACGGCTCGGCCGCCTACGAGCAGCTCGTCCCGTTCCGCCTCACCGACGGCCGCACGTTCCTCGTCGACCGTGGGTGGCTGCCGCCGGGAAACAGTCAGTCTCTGCCCGACGACATCCCCGCCCCTCCGTCGGGCGAGGTCACCGTCGAGGTCCGGCTGCGACCGGGCGAGGCGGCTCCGACATCCGGTCGGACCGCTGAAGCCGGCCAGGTGCCCACCATCAACCTCGGTCTCGTCGCGGAGCAGACGGGTCCCATCGAGCCGGGCGCTTACGGCCTGCTCATGTCGGAGAACCCGGCACCGGCCACCGCGCCCCTCACCGTCGATCCGCCGAGCGACGACCCCGGCCCCTACCTCTCGTACGCGATCCAGTGGATCCTCTTCGCGCTCATGGGGTTCGGCTTCATCACCTACGTGATCGTCAGCGAGCGCAAGCTCCGCCGCGAGGAAGCGGACGACGAAGACTTCGATGAGCCCGTCCCCGCCCCCGTGGCCGAACACCTCGAGCCCCGCCGCCGCGTCGACCCCGTCGCCCTGCACCGCGCGCGCAAGCGCCCGAAGGACCGCGACGCCGACGACGAGGACGCCCTGCTCGACGCGCGGTGA
- a CDS encoding ABC-F family ATP-binding cassette domain-containing protein, translating to MLAVHDLEIRVGARVLMSDVAFRVSDGDKIGLVGRNGAGKTTLTKVLAGDLLPSNGGVDRSGELGYLPQDPRSGDPEMLARTRILDARGLGSLALGMHEASMAMGDDDPAVAAKAMKKYGNLTERFEAAGGYAAEAEAASIAHNLSLPDRILDQPLKTLSGGQRRRIELARILFSDAQTMILDEPTNHLDADSVVWLREFLKGYKGGLIVISHDVELVGETVNRVFYLDANRQVIDIYNMNWKNYLRQRVADEERRKKERVNVEKKATALQLQAARFGAKASKAAAAHQMVARAEKMLSGLDEVRAEERVAKLRFPKPAPCGKTPLMASGLSKSYGSLEIFTDVDLAIDRGSRVVILGLNGAGKTTLLRILAGVDQPDTGQLEPGHGLKIGYYAQEHENLDVNRSVLENMMSSAPHITATEARKVLGSFLFVGDDVLKPAGVLSGGEKTRLSLATLVVSSANMLLLDEPTNNLDPASREEILGALAHYEGAVVLVSHDEGAVEALNPERVLILPDGVEDIWGRDYADLITLA from the coding sequence GTGCTCGCCGTGCACGACCTCGAGATCCGCGTGGGCGCCCGCGTGCTCATGTCCGACGTGGCGTTCCGCGTCTCCGACGGCGACAAGATCGGCCTCGTCGGGCGCAACGGCGCGGGCAAGACCACGCTCACCAAGGTGCTCGCCGGCGACCTGCTGCCCTCGAACGGCGGCGTCGACCGCTCCGGCGAGCTCGGCTACCTTCCGCAGGATCCCCGCTCCGGTGACCCCGAGATGCTCGCCCGCACGCGCATCCTCGACGCCCGGGGACTCGGTTCGCTCGCCCTCGGCATGCACGAGGCGTCGATGGCCATGGGCGACGACGACCCGGCGGTCGCCGCGAAGGCGATGAAGAAGTACGGCAACCTCACGGAGCGCTTCGAAGCGGCGGGCGGGTACGCGGCGGAGGCCGAGGCGGCATCCATCGCCCACAACCTGTCGCTTCCCGACCGCATCCTCGACCAGCCTCTGAAGACCCTCTCGGGTGGTCAGCGTCGGCGTATCGAGCTCGCGCGCATTCTGTTCTCGGATGCGCAGACGATGATCCTCGACGAGCCGACCAACCACCTCGACGCCGACAGCGTCGTGTGGCTCCGCGAGTTCTTGAAGGGCTACAAGGGCGGGCTCATCGTGATCTCGCACGATGTCGAGCTCGTCGGCGAGACGGTCAATCGCGTCTTCTATCTGGATGCCAACCGCCAGGTCATCGACATCTACAACATGAACTGGAAGAACTACCTGCGCCAGCGGGTGGCCGACGAGGAGCGCCGCAAGAAGGAGCGCGTCAACGTCGAGAAGAAGGCCACCGCGCTGCAGCTGCAGGCCGCGCGCTTCGGTGCCAAGGCCTCGAAGGCCGCGGCCGCGCACCAGATGGTCGCGCGCGCCGAGAAGATGCTCTCGGGCCTCGACGAGGTGCGTGCCGAGGAGCGGGTCGCGAAACTGCGCTTCCCGAAGCCCGCGCCGTGCGGCAAGACGCCGCTCATGGCATCCGGTCTGTCGAAGTCGTACGGGTCGCTCGAGATCTTCACCGACGTCGACCTCGCGATCGACCGCGGCTCGCGCGTGGTCATCCTGGGCCTCAACGGCGCGGGAAAGACGACGCTGCTGCGTATCTTGGCCGGCGTCGACCAGCCCGATACCGGTCAGCTCGAGCCCGGGCACGGTCTGAAGATCGGCTACTACGCGCAGGAGCACGAGAACCTCGACGTGAACCGCTCCGTGCTCGAGAACATGATGTCGTCGGCTCCGCACATCACCGCGACCGAGGCCCGGAAGGTGCTCGGATCGTTCCTCTTCGTCGGTGACGACGTCCTGAAGCCCGCGGGCGTGCTCTCGGGTGGAGAGAAGACGCGTCTGTCGCTCGCAACGCTCGTGGTGTCGTCGGCGAACATGCTGCTGCTGGATGAGCCCACCAACAACCTCGACCCCGCGTCTCGCGAGGAGATCCTCGGCGCTCTCGCGCACTACGAGGGCGCTGTCGTGCTCGTCTCGCACGACGAGGGGGCCGTCGAGGCGCTCAACCCCGAGCGGGTGCTGATCCTCCCCGACGGCGTCGAAGACATCTGGGGCCGCGACTACGCGGACCTGATCACGCTGGCGTAA